AGTATATTGAGTTATACAACGAAAAGCTGATGAATGACAATGGTTCAAGTGCAGGATCTATTTCCAGAGCAAATTTCCCGGCAGATACAGATTGGTATAATGAGATTTTCCGTACAAGCATCATCAATGCGAATGATTTTTCAGCAACAGGAAGTTTAGGAAAGCTTAATTATTATGGTAGTGTAGGTTATCTTCAAGATCAGGGTAATTTAGCAGCTGGACAAGGAATCAATTCAGGCAGTGGTTTTAATAGATTTAATACTAAGTTAAATCTTAGTTATAAAATAACAGATAACATTACGATAGGAAATAATTTCAGTTTTTCTAAAATGCGTACTGACATCTCAGCAAATCCTTTATTAACAGCTTTCATTGCACCACCAATATTCTCTCCAATTAATCCTTCTACAGGGAATTATCAGTATTTTGATGGGTATAATATTGCTAATCCGAGAGCGCAGCTTGATCTTTATCGTTCTCAAAAAAGAGAGGAAAGATTATTGAATAATGTGTTTGGAGAAGTTAAGTTTTTAAAAGATTTCACAGCCAGAATTAGTTATTCTAGTGATAGTTATAGCCCAAGTCAATACGAATTTACCCCAACACTTAATTATATTCCAAAAGATAAATGGGAACCATCAACTTTAGTTACCAGAAATTATAGAAATAGAAATTATGTTTGGGATAATACCATCAATTGGAAAAAAAGCTTCGGAAACCATAATCTTGATGTGCTTGCAGGATTCTCTAGAACGAGAACATCTGTATCACAAGATTATTGGTCTGCTAGAGGCGTAAATTATGATGGTACAAATGAATCTTTAAGTATTAATAATGGTACAGGTCTCGTTCATCATATTATTGATGTTCCGACTTTAAATGTAGATCAGGATCAGCAGAGAATTGAATCTTTCTTTGGAAGATTAAACTATGATTATAAAGGGAAATATTTAATAAATGGTTCTATTCGTAGAGATGCAAGTTCACAAGTTAGTGTTGATCGATCTAGAGTCTTTCCTGCTGTTAGTGCGGGTTGGGTACTGTCTAAAGAAGATTTTATGAGTGGGCAGAATGTTTTCAATCTTTTAAAATTGAGAGCGAGTTATGGTGAATTAGGAAATCCTAATATTGGAAGAGGATATACTGCAAACATATCACAAATACTAGGTGGTGCCTACTTTGGAAATGTAGGAGCTCCTGCTACGACTGTTGATCAATTTATCGATCCTAACATTGGTTGGGAGACTACCACTGGAAAGGATGTAGGGATAGAAATGACATTATTTAATAATAAGTTGAAAATTGATGCCGCATATTATGATAAAGATTCTAAGAATGTAGTTTATGGAGTGAATCAAGGTACAGTATCTGGTGCTGCTAACTGGAGAAATTTCGTCACCAATGCTTATTCTTTCAATAATAGAGGTTTTGAAGTTTCTGTTAATTATAATACTAAGCTTAGTGATAATGTTAGTTTTGGAGTGTATGGTAATTTTACATCACTTAAAAATGAAATCACATCTGTTTATCTTGACTCGTATTTAGAAACTGGCGCAAGTTTATTTGGAAATTCAATTATAAGATTGGAAAAGGGTCATGCAGTTGGTTCTTACTATGGTTATGATGTTGCAGGAGTATTTCAAACAGATGCAGAAGCAGCTGCATCAGGACAACCTGGCGCGAAAGCTGGATGGTTTAAATTTGCAGACCAAGATGGTAATGGGGTTATTGACACAAGAGATAAAACATTCTTAGGAAGTCCGATTCCTAAAGGAACTTATGGTTTCGGAGTTAATTTTAATATCTACGCTATTGATATTGCTGTTGATTTCCAAGGTGTATTCGGTAATAAAATATACAATTACAATCGTGAACAACGTTATGGTAACGAAACTTGGGATTTAGATATGTACAACAACAGATGGAATGGAGCAGGTACTTCTAATACCAATTCCATGATTACATCGAATCAATTAATTATTGCACCAAACAGTTTTTACGTTGAAGATGGAAGTTATATAAGAATCAGAAATATTCAGGTTGGTTATAATCTACCTAAATCTTTAGCAAATGCTTTATCTGTAACAAAACTAAGATTGTATGTAAGTGCTCAGAATCCTTGGACAAGCTTCAAGTATAATGGTTTTTCACCTGAAATTACCAATACGGATAGAGTGCAAATGGGAATTGATAATAATATTTATCCAATTTCAGCAATTTACACAATGGGTATGAACTTAACATTTTAATTAGAAAAATCATGAAAAAAATATTTTTAGCAATCTCTTTGGTGTCGTTAATGGCCAGTTGTAGTGAAGATTTTGTAGACATCAAAGATGAAGGAAGGACGGAAGTATCAGACTTCTTTACAACACAAGATGATGCAATGCGTGCAACAAGCGCTATTTATAGTTTTTTAAGAAGCTGGGAAAATACAGGTTTTCCTGCACAATTTGTTTATGGAGTAACTGGTGATGATGTAGAAAAAGGATCTAATCCAGGAGATGCTTCTTTTATAAATGCGTACGATAATTTTACATTTACTGTAAGTGATGATGGAGTAAGAGGATATTGGATTGGGCAGTGGCAAGCTGTTAACAGAGCCAATCAGGTGATTACCAATGTTCCTAAAATACAAATGGATACCACGCTTAAAAATAGATTAGTTGCTGAAGCCAGAATGCTGAGAGCTTATTTCTATTTCAATTTAGTAAGGATTTATGGTGGAGTTCCTATTTTTGACGGATTGCCAGCAGATGGAAATTATTTGAAAGCAAGAAACTCTAAAGAAGAAGTTTATAATTTTATCGTTGCAGATCTTATTGCTGCTTCTGAGGTTTTGCCTCAAACATATCCGGCTTCAGATCTTGGGAGAGTTACAAAAGGAGGTGCTTTAGGATTGCTTTCAAAAGTATATCTTTATATGAAAGATTACCAAAAAGCATATGATACTTCAAATCAGGTTATTGCAATGGGGTATTCTTTGGATCCAGATTTCAACCATTT
Above is a genomic segment from Chryseobacterium mulctrae containing:
- a CDS encoding SusC/RagA family TonB-linked outer membrane protein, whose product is MKQTNLKYTCLIAVLYFGMNVNGQVAPKDTVAKEQKIEEVVLIGYGTQKKENITGSIGLVTAKDLADKPNSNPLSSVQGKLAGVNITNTGTPGGSPRVDIRGVGSLTGNTVFIVDGMITTDISYLNPQDIESMSVLKDPSSLAIFGAQAANGAVIIKTKTGKGKPIYNVNSYIGFKKVTNIPKMVNSDQYIELYNEKLMNDNGSSAGSISRANFPADTDWYNEIFRTSIINANDFSATGSLGKLNYYGSVGYLQDQGNLAAGQGINSGSGFNRFNTKLNLSYKITDNITIGNNFSFSKMRTDISANPLLTAFIAPPIFSPINPSTGNYQYFDGYNIANPRAQLDLYRSQKREERLLNNVFGEVKFLKDFTARISYSSDSYSPSQYEFTPTLNYIPKDKWEPSTLVTRNYRNRNYVWDNTINWKKSFGNHNLDVLAGFSRTRTSVSQDYWSARGVNYDGTNESLSINNGTGLVHHIIDVPTLNVDQDQQRIESFFGRLNYDYKGKYLINGSIRRDASSQVSVDRSRVFPAVSAGWVLSKEDFMSGQNVFNLLKLRASYGELGNPNIGRGYTANISQILGGAYFGNVGAPATTVDQFIDPNIGWETTTGKDVGIEMTLFNNKLKIDAAYYDKDSKNVVYGVNQGTVSGAANWRNFVTNAYSFNNRGFEVSVNYNTKLSDNVSFGVYGNFTSLKNEITSVYLDSYLETGASLFGNSIIRLEKGHAVGSYYGYDVAGVFQTDAEAAASGQPGAKAGWFKFADQDGNGVIDTRDKTFLGSPIPKGTYGFGVNFNIYAIDIAVDFQGVFGNKIYNYNREQRYGNETWDLDMYNNRWNGAGTSNTNSMITSNQLIIAPNSFYVEDGSYIRIRNIQVGYNLPKSLANALSVTKLRLYVSAQNPWTSFKYNGFSPEITNTDRVQMGIDNNIYPISAIYTMGMNLTF
- a CDS encoding RagB/SusD family nutrient uptake outer membrane protein, which translates into the protein MKKIFLAISLVSLMASCSEDFVDIKDEGRTEVSDFFTTQDDAMRATSAIYSFLRSWENTGFPAQFVYGVTGDDVEKGSNPGDASFINAYDNFTFTVSDDGVRGYWIGQWQAVNRANQVITNVPKIQMDTTLKNRLVAEARMLRAYFYFNLVRIYGGVPIFDGLPADGNYLKARNSKEEVYNFIVADLIAASEVLPQTYPASDLGRVTKGGALGLLSKVYLYMKDYQKAYDTSNQVIAMGYSLDPDFNHLFRPAGEFGTESVFEVNCGCDPSLGKDAGSQYAEVQGVRDQFGWGFFTPTTALENAFEPGDIRKELTILREGETTLEGDLIKKGDPNAGNMWNQKVYVPKSLNNSSCGYGSIQNVRILRFADILLINAEAANELGNTAAAILNINKVRFRANLGNTTATTQAALKTAIWQERRVELAMENDRFPDLVRTGQAATVLGPKGFTPGKNELFPIPLDAMNASNGLFVQNPGY